TCGACAAAAAACAACACGACGTGACGCGGAGCCGCCTTCGCAGAAACCGATCCCCAAAACAGACAGACGAAGGCAATCAACAAAACTCGGCTTGTCAGTTTCATGGGGATCTCCATTGGTATGCAACAGGCGGGGCGAAGCAACGCTCAAAGTCTATAGACGCACGGTGAAAACGCAAGCCGCAGCGGAGACATGCGAGGAATTGACGGCAGTGACGTCAGGACAAGTCTTACTAGCGAACACGGGCCGACAAATCGCCAATTCCATCACAGGCGAGCATCCACGACTCCGATGTCACGGAGTCACCGCAGACCAATGAATTCGATCTTCTCAAAATATTCCACATCCCCGGTAAGTGATTTATCCACTCCGTGCGAAAAGATTCCGCTATCCCCCCGTCAAATCGAAAAACACTGAATAGAATGGCAGCTTGATATTGTATTTGATTTCCAAAGCCCCCCCGATTTTCTCTGGCTCCCTGGTTCTGGGAGCGTCAGAGTCGCGGGGGCCTGCAAAATCGCTAGAAACCTAAGTCGCGTCGTTTTGTATCCGCTGGGAGCATCCCTTGAAGAAGCTGTTGTTTGTGTTTTTGCTTTTTGCCAATTTGGCACACGCGGAACGATCAAATTTTGACGAAGGCTGGAAATTCCAGCTTGGCGACGATTCCAAAGCAGCGGAAACCGCGTTTGACGATCGTCCGTGGCGCACTTTGGATGTGCCACACGACTGGAGCATCGAAGGCGAGTATCGCAAGGACAATCCGATGGGTGGTACAAGCGGATACCTTCCCGCCGGCATCGGCTGGTACCGCAAGACGATTTCGATTCCCAACGATTGGAAGGGAAAGCATGTCGAGATCGCCTTTGACGGGGTCTACATGAACAGCACCGTGTGGGCCAACGGGCAAAAACTTGGCACGCGGCCCTATGGATGGAGCTCGTTTGCTTACAACCTCAGCGACATTGTCGACGCTGCGGATCACCTCACCATCGCGGTCCGCGTGGACAATGAAAAACAACCATCCGCACGTTGGTATACCGGGAGCGGGATTTATGCCCATACGTGGATCGATGTAAAGAATCAAGTTCATGTCGCCCGCGATGGTGTCTTCGTCCGCACCTCTGCAGACACCGTCAACATCGATGCAGAAATCCGCAATACCGGTGACACAACTAAAACGGTCGATGTTGAGGTTGCAATTGTTGATCCATCCGGCCAAACGGTGCAGACCCAAACCAAGTCGCTGGGCGTTGCCCCGACGGAACTTCAAGAGTCCAACTTCGAGTTGGAAGTGCCCAACCCTCAGCGCTGGGACATTGATTCGCCACAGCTCTATCAGGCCATTGTCAAACTGTCCGCCAATGGACAAACGCTCGATACATCCACAACCCGGTTCGGATTTCGCGATGTTCAGTGGAAGCCCGAAACCGGCATGTGGCTGAACGGAAGAAACGTCAAACTGCGTGGCGTGTGCAATCATCAAGACGCCGGCGCACTCGGCGCTGCAGTGCCAGACAAAATACTGCGTTTTCGCATCGAGCAACTCAAGGCAATGGGTTGTAACGCCATCCGCACCTCGCACAACCCGCAAACGCCGCTGTTCTATGACATCTGTGACGAAGTCGGCATGCTGGTGATGGACGAGATATTTGACGGTTGGAAAAAGAAGGCCCAACACGACTACGGTCGCTACTTTTTTCGAGAATGGTGGCGACGTGATCTGAGCGACTGGATTCGCCGCGACCGTAACCATCCCTCCGTGGTGATTTGGAGCGTCGGGAATGAGACGGGCGGATCAGTCGGAGCCGATTTGGTCGCCCTTTGCCACGAACTTGATCCCACGCGTCCTGTCACCTCAGGCCACTCCGGATCGCAGTGGATGGATGTACTCGGGGTCAACGGCAGCAGCGAAAAGGTGGGGTGGTTCGACCAATTGGAAGACGACCGAGTCTTCATCGGAACCGAAAACACGCATACGTGGCAAGTGCGTGGCTATTACCGCACCAAAACTTGGTATCGTGATGGCGGCCCGGACGTCAACAAGGCTGTCCACGAAATTCCCGACCTCACCGAAACCGAAGTCTTTACTCACGATTGGATTCGAGAAGCGGAGCGAGGAAATCGCAAACAAGTCTTCAATTCCAGCTACGACAATGCAACCGTTCGCACCACGGCTCGCCATAACATCGAACAACTTCGCGACATCCCGAAATTTGCAGGATCGTTCCGCTGGACCGGTCACGACTATATCGGCGAAGCCTCGTACGTGCACGGCGGTTGGCCTTTCAAAGCCTTCATGGGTGGCGCGATCGACCTCGCCAATTTTGAAAAGGACTTGTACTATCTTTACCAGAGCCAGTGGACCGACGAGCCGATGGTGCACATCCTGCCCCACTGGACGCATCCAAAGGTAGAACCGGAAACGGAGATCCCCGTGTGGGTCTATTCCAACTGTTCCGAAGTCGAACTGTTCTTCGCAGGCCAATCGCTTGGCAAACAGAAACCGGGACGAAAATGGAATGAAATGCAGTGCCAGTGGATGGTCCCGTGGAAACCGGGCGAATTGAAGGCGGTCGGATACAATGACAACCAACCGATCGTCGAAACGACCGTCCGTACCGCGGATGCTCCGGCCAAGATTGCACTGTCGATCGACGGCGAGCCGCTGTCCAGCACCGGCAAAGACATCGTGCAGATACGCGTGACCGCCACCGACAACAAAGGTGAGATGTATCCCTACGGTGAAAACCGCACCTTTTTCCGGGTGATCGGTCCCGCGCGGATCCGTGCCCTGGACAACGGCAGTCCCGTGGATGTCGAGAAACATGTCCAAACGGATAACCGCATCGCCTTCAACGGACTAACACGAGGCTATGTCGAGGCGACTGGCGATTCCGGCGATATTGCACTGGTGGCCAGCTGCATCCTCGGCGAAAAGAAACAAGTCACTTCGAACGTCGTCAACATCGACACTCAGGTACTGGGGCTCCGCGGCAACACTCCGCAGCTTGACATCGAAGTCTTCTACACCACCGACGGGTCAACACCGACGCGAACTTCCACGCCCTACACCGGAGCTTTCCCGGTGCCGCTTGACACCACCGTCAAAGCACTCGTCACGGTCAATGGCGAACCGTTCCAGACATTGCAAGAACGGTTTGTGCTGGACGAGGGCTTTGTGTGGAACGATCCATCGGATGCTCCGGCTGCGTCCCAGCCCGGAAGCGAACAGGCCGAAGACGCCGCACTGAGCGGAGCGAAGATCAAATCACAAGGCAACGGATTCCACGGCAAAGGATACGTGGATTTCGGCCAATCGCAGGGTGGTTATGTGCAGTGGTATCAAGAAAACGACGGCGATGTCCGACAAGCAGAGTTGGTGATCCGCTACAGTGGAAAGCATCCGAAACGCCCGGGGCGTTTTATCAAAGTGACCGTGAACGGCCAAGTCGTCAAGGATCGCCTGCTGCTACCAAACGCCCAGAATTGGGGGCAAGATTGGAAAACCGTCAGTGTGCCCATCCGGCTCGGACGGGGTGCAAACACAATCCGGTTGACGACGGTCGAAAACGGCGGCATGTATATCGATGAAATCTCGATCAAATGATGCGGGAATCGGTGGCCGTGGTATATAGCGACAGCAAGTTGCGGCCGCACCGATGACCGCGGCCGTTTGCCTTTGCCGTTGTGGTCGCATTAGCCTGCCAACGCGACTGCATGCCTACTGCGGTGAAGGAGTCCATCCGATTTTTTGCTTCATAGTCGATCGGGCCAAGGCTTCGCACCGGTGACGCCAGCTTGTACATTGGGTGCTAAATCCGTTAACAACGCCGTCGACCTTGGCTTACCGCGAAATGAATTGCGGATTAACAACCGGTCGCACTCGTCCCTTATCAAACGACAACCGAAAGATTGCTGGAATGAAACGAATCGAGAGCAGCATTTTAATTACACTATTTTGGGTAGTAATGATCGGACACGCAGCTGCGGACGACGGAATGCGA
This genomic stretch from Novipirellula caenicola harbors:
- a CDS encoding glycoside hydrolase family 2 TIM barrel-domain containing protein, translating into MKKLLFVFLLFANLAHAERSNFDEGWKFQLGDDSKAAETAFDDRPWRTLDVPHDWSIEGEYRKDNPMGGTSGYLPAGIGWYRKTISIPNDWKGKHVEIAFDGVYMNSTVWANGQKLGTRPYGWSSFAYNLSDIVDAADHLTIAVRVDNEKQPSARWYTGSGIYAHTWIDVKNQVHVARDGVFVRTSADTVNIDAEIRNTGDTTKTVDVEVAIVDPSGQTVQTQTKSLGVAPTELQESNFELEVPNPQRWDIDSPQLYQAIVKLSANGQTLDTSTTRFGFRDVQWKPETGMWLNGRNVKLRGVCNHQDAGALGAAVPDKILRFRIEQLKAMGCNAIRTSHNPQTPLFYDICDEVGMLVMDEIFDGWKKKAQHDYGRYFFREWWRRDLSDWIRRDRNHPSVVIWSVGNETGGSVGADLVALCHELDPTRPVTSGHSGSQWMDVLGVNGSSEKVGWFDQLEDDRVFIGTENTHTWQVRGYYRTKTWYRDGGPDVNKAVHEIPDLTETEVFTHDWIREAERGNRKQVFNSSYDNATVRTTARHNIEQLRDIPKFAGSFRWTGHDYIGEASYVHGGWPFKAFMGGAIDLANFEKDLYYLYQSQWTDEPMVHILPHWTHPKVEPETEIPVWVYSNCSEVELFFAGQSLGKQKPGRKWNEMQCQWMVPWKPGELKAVGYNDNQPIVETTVRTADAPAKIALSIDGEPLSSTGKDIVQIRVTATDNKGEMYPYGENRTFFRVIGPARIRALDNGSPVDVEKHVQTDNRIAFNGLTRGYVEATGDSGDIALVASCILGEKKQVTSNVVNIDTQVLGLRGNTPQLDIEVFYTTDGSTPTRTSTPYTGAFPVPLDTTVKALVTVNGEPFQTLQERFVLDEGFVWNDPSDAPAASQPGSEQAEDAALSGAKIKSQGNGFHGKGYVDFGQSQGGYVQWYQENDGDVRQAELVIRYSGKHPKRPGRFIKVTVNGQVVKDRLLLPNAQNWGQDWKTVSVPIRLGRGANTIRLTTVENGGMYIDEISIK